AGCTTGGCGCGCATGACTTGGTTGATCTGGTCCCGCTTCGTCAGCGCCTCGTCGAGGCTGAGGTCGCCGATCACCGCGCGGAGCCCGGTCGTGGCGATCCCCTGCGCGGCGCCGGCGAAGTTACCCACCTGGATCACGCTGAGCTGCGGATCGAACACCTTCCAGTAGATCAGGAAATCAATGGAGATCGGCGCGTTGTCCTTGGTGATGCACGTCTGCGCGGGGATCTCGAGGAACGCCTCCCGGAGGTCCACCCAGACCGCCTTGTCGACGATCGGGATCAGGTAGACGAGCCCCGGCCCTCTCGGGCCAAAGCTGCGACCGAGGCGGAACACCACCAGGCGCTGGTAATCACGGACAATCTTGACCCCGTTCCACAGCAGCAGCAGGGCGACGACGACCACTGCGATCACGAACCCGTATCCCATGATCATCCCCCCGGTCCCGCATCCCCTTCGCCTCGCCAGGACCGGCCCCCTGCTCCTCGACCTGGCGGTGGTGGTCGTGCATACTGGGTCCCGACGGCAGTTCCCATGTGCTTGCGCGCCTCTTAGAATCACCCGCCACCGTCGTGCGGTCTCGCTGGGCTCCGGGGCATGCCTCTGGCGTAGGCTGGAGAGGCGGAAGCACGCGCCAGAAGAGGTAAGCCTCACGGCCTGCACGGATGAGGCCTCATACCGGCTTCGCTAATCCAATGGAACTAGCCTATACTGACATTGCTTCCCCTTCCTTATGTCCACGACCATGTCCCCGGCTCGGTCGGCTCCTCGGAGGAGAAGGTACCGGATCGGTGCGTTGTGAGAT
The bacterium DNA segment above includes these coding regions:
- a CDS encoding paraslipin — protein: MGYGFVIAVVVVALLLLWNGVKIVRDYQRLVVFRLGRSFGPRGPGLVYLIPIVDKAVWVDLREAFLEIPAQTCITKDNAPISIDFLIYWKVFDPQLSVIQVGNFAGAAQGIATTGLRAVIGDLSLDEALTKRDQINQVMRAKL